The Vibrio crassostreae genomic interval GTAGTCACCGTTCTCTTGGAAGTCGCCAGCTGCTGCTGGAGCCGCTGCAGGTGCTTCTGCTTTAGGAGCAGGTGCCGCCGCTGGAGCTGCTGCTTGTGCAGGTGCTGCAACAGGAGCAGGAGCTGCGCCTTCAACTACGAAAGTCATAATTAGAGAGCCAGTTGACACTTTGTCGCCAGCTACAATCTTGATTTCTTTTACTGTACCAGCGAATGGTGCAGGAACTTCCATTGAAGCTTTGTCGCCTTCAACAGTAATTAGAGATTGCTCTTCTTCTACTGTATCGCCAACCGCTACCATGATTTCAGTAACTTCTACTTCGTCACCACCGATATCAGGAACGTTTACTTCTTTCTCAGCAGATGCTGCTGGAGCCGCTGCAACTGGTGCCGCCGCCGCAGGAGCCGGAGCTGCTGCAGGTGCTGAACCAGCCACTTCGAATACCATTACTAGAGAACCAGTAGAAACTGAATCACCAGAAGCGATCTTGATTTCTTTAACGATACCAGCGAATGGTGCAGGAACTTCCATAGAAGCCTTGTCGCCTTCAACAGTAAGAAGAGATTGCTCTTCTTCTACTGCATCACCGATTGCAACCATGATTTCAGTTACTTCAACTTCATCACCGCCGATGTCTGGTACGTGAACTTCTTTAAGCTCAGCCGCCGCTGCAGGAGCTGCAGCAACTGGTGCCGCCGCTTCAACTGCTGGCGCAGCCGGTGCTGCAGCAGCACCTTCCGCTTCGAAGATCATGATAAGAGAACCAGTAGAAACTGAATCGCCTTCAGCTACTTTGATTTCTTTAACGATACCCGCTTGAGACGCTGGAACTTCCATTGAAGCTTTGTCGCCTTCAACAGTGATCAGTGACTGCTCTTCTTCAACCTTGTCACCAACGTTTACAAGAATCTCAGTTACTTCAACCTCGTCAGCACCGATGTCTGGTACATTAATTTCGATTGTCATTGTATTTACCTACCTTAATGCCAGTCTTATGCGTATTGCGGGTTAGTTTTTTCAGTGTCGATATCGAACTTAGCAATTGCTTCAACAACTACTGATTTCTCGATGTCACCACGTTTAGCCAGTTCAGTTAGAGCTGCAACTACGATGTAGCCAGCGTTAACTTCGAAGTGACGACGTAGGTTTGCACGGCTGTCAGAGCGGCCGAAACCATCTGTACCAAGTACTTTGTAAG includes:
- the aceF gene encoding pyruvate dehydrogenase complex dihydrolipoyllysine-residue acetyltransferase, giving the protein MTIEINVPDIGADEVEVTEILVNVGDKVEEEQSLITVEGDKASMEVPASQAGIVKEIKVAEGDSVSTGSLIMIFEAEGAAAAPAAPAVEAAAPVAAAPAAAAELKEVHVPDIGGDEVEVTEIMVAIGDAVEEEQSLLTVEGDKASMEVPAPFAGIVKEIKIASGDSVSTGSLVMVFEVAGSAPAAAPAPAAAAPVAAAPAASAEKEVNVPDIGGDEVEVTEIMVAVGDTVEEEQSLITVEGDKASMEVPAPFAGTVKEIKIVAGDKVSTGSLIMTFVVEGAAPAPVAAPAQAAAPAAAPAPKAEAPAAAPAAAGDFQENGDYAHASPVVRRLAREFGVNLSKVKGTGRKSRILKEDVQSYVKDALKRLESGAAAAGKGGDGSALGLLPWPKVDFSKFGETEVQKLSKIKKISGANLHRNWVMIPHVTQWDNADITELEAFRKEQNAIEAKKDTGMKITPLVFIMKAVAKALEAFPAFNSSLSEDGESIILKKYVNVGIAVDTPNGLVVPVFKDVNKKGIYELSEELMAVSKKARSGKLTAADMQGGCFTISSLGGIGGTAFTPIVNAPEVGILGVSKSEIKPVWNGKEFQPRLQLPLSLSYDHRVIDGAEGARFITFLNSALSDIRRLVL